In Acropora muricata isolate sample 2 chromosome 11, ASM3666990v1, whole genome shotgun sequence, one DNA window encodes the following:
- the LOC136891094 gene encoding uncharacterized protein gives MLSHFFILSLRGDTLIFRDYRGDGVKGTQDIFYRKIKSLKEGLPPIFNVDGVNFIFIKRNGLYFVCTTKFNISPAFAVEVLTRISDLCKDYCGVLNEESIKKNFPLIYELLDEMLDFGYVQVTSTEGLKPFVCNQPEVVSSSKEPVWLCSGGTVYGTEKMSLPSTAANKPVVMPKMSRVASTGSKSEIFVDLLERLTVLIGSNGNILRSDIDGCIQMKIFMAGNPEIRIGLNEDFFVGKSDMLTQDSVAVRLDNCTFHESVDLSNFEATRTLVVKPPQGEFVAMKYRLSETVHSNLPFTLIAFVNEEDNSKTLEVVLKLKCTVPSSSCANNIVMKLPLPKSADNVSHRITSGTQTAEYKSSEKAWYWTIAKLQGGREVSATVKIYMNERRKSARKEIGPVSLEFEIPMHICSGLQIRHLRVQDREKTGFSPFRWVRYITHSDSYVIRI, from the exons ATGTTGTCACATTTCTTCATCTTGTCTCTTAGAGGAGATACCCTAATTTTTCGTGATT ATAGAGGAGATGGCGTGAAGGGGACTCAGGATATCTTTTATAGGAAAATCAAATCCCTTAAAGAGGGCCTTCCTCCTATTTTT AATGTCGATGGGGTGAATTTTATCTTCATTAAAAGAAATGGCTTGTACTTTGTTTGTACCACAAAGTTCAATATTTCACCAGCATTTGCGGTAGAGGTCCTAACAAG aatTTCAGATCTCTGTAAAGATTATTGTGGTGTCCTGAATGAAGAATCAATCAAAAAGAATTTTCCTCTTATTTATGAGCTGCTGGATGAAATGTTG GACTTTGGCTATGTGCAAGTGACATCAACAGAAGGCCTCAAGCCATTTGTTTGTAACCAACCAGAAGTGGTGTCATCATCTAAAGAGCCAGTATGGCTCTGCTCAGGGGGAACTGTG TATGGGACAGAAAAGATGTCTTTACCCAGCACTGCGGCAAATAAACCAGTTGTCATGCCAAAGATGAGCAGG GTGGCTTCCACAGGAAGCAAGAGTGAAATATTTGTGGATTTGTTGGAAAGACTGACTGTGCTCATTGGCTCAAAT GGAAATATTTTGAGGAGTGACATTGATGGCTGTATTCAGATGAAGATCTTTATGGCTGGGAATCCAGAAATAAGGATTGGATTGAATGAGGATTTCTTTGTTGGCAAATCCGACATGTTGACTCAAG ATAGCGTCGCGGTGAGACTGGACAACTGCACTTTTCATGAGTCTGTTGACTTGTCCAACTTCGAAGCAACACGAACGCTTGTTGTGAAACCGCCCCAAGGAGAG TTTGTTGCCATGAAGTACAGGTTATCAGAGACTGTACATTCCAATCTCCCCTTTACACTTATTGCTTTTGTCAACGAAGAAGACAACTCCAA GACTCTCGAGGTTGTACTCAAGTTGAAATGCACTGTCCCTTCGTCAAG CTGTGCCAATAATATTGTCATGAAGTTACCGCTGCCCAAGTCTGCAGATAACGTGTCACACAGGATAACATCCGGAACACAGACAGCGGAGTACAAGTCGTCCGAAAAAGCCTGGTACTGGACCATCGCAAAGCTACAGGGAGGCCGGGAGGTATCAGCGACCGTCAAG ATTTACATGAACGAGAGAAGAAAATCTGCCAGGAAGGAAATTGGTCCTGTCAG TTTGGAGTTCGAAATCCCCATGCACATTTGTTCGGGCCTCCAAATTCGACATCTTCGTGTACAAGACCGTGAGAAGACCGGTTTTAGTCCTTTCCGATGGGTTCGCTACATCACTCACAG TGATTCGTACGTCATTCGAATATAG
- the LOC136891097 gene encoding uncharacterized protein, with the protein MASVSSHPLTETHTDASLLSFPEKLWWIVNDPKCEVIDWNAQGTTVVIPSTQRFIADILNSPSSAIFKTKNFASFVRQLNLYGFRKVTEYPRRTISSSLSGECRSEFKHACFRKGRRDLLLHVKRQMCTAKKTGERQTVHRNRRSNEKPSDTNNCFGSVNTAWNRTLYTAVPIVPWQTPLQMPFTLFAPFCTPYQLAQLQQGPKPGIPSFQGLESPGRIEPCLTEPPLLGPQSFGGCGVSEKPPASSSETVSTGGHQPHEPLPVKADKSLNNPSVALMNSAETTDKNTALNAPISTSEAFAHSGMAVSLTAVNQSSNEALTIENDKNGVEQPLRRESAESSFAGARPLAAHALDKHDTEAMCPGSEPSALKVTSGIKLHDLCRGKDVASARLE; encoded by the exons ATGGCTAGTGTTTCGTCTCACCCGTTAACAGAAACTCACACAGATGCGAGCCTGCTGAGCTTTCCAGAAAAGCTGTGGTGGATCGTAAACGATCCGAAATGTGAAGTGATAGATTGGAATGCTCAGGGAACCACCGTTGTGATCCCGAGTACGCAAAGATTTATCGCCGATATTCTAAACAGTCCATCGAGCGCTATTTTCAAAACGAAGAATTTTGCCAGTTTTGTTCGACAATTGAACTTGTATGGGTTTCGTAAAGTTACCGAGTATCCAAGAAGAACAATCTCTTCCTCGCTGTCTGGGGAATGTAGATCCGAGTTCAAGCATGCGTGTTTTCGCAAAGGCAGAAGAG ATCTATTGCTACACGTGAAAAGACAGATGTGCACTGCAAAGAAAACTGGAGAAAGACAGACCGTGCATCGCAACCGAAGGTCGAATGAAAAACCGTCAGATACAAATAACTGCTTTGGCTCGGTAAACACCGCATGGAATCGTACGTTATATACGGCTGTGCCAATTGTCCCCTGGCAAACTCCTCTTCAAATGCCTTTTACTTTGTTTGCGCCGTTTTGCACTCCTTATCAACTGGCGCAGTTACAGCAAGGACCCAAACCAGGTATTCCGAGCTTCCAAGGGCTCGAATCGCCGGGACGTATTGAGCCGTGCCTCACGGAGCCCCCTCTGTTGGGCCCTCAGAGTTTTGGAGGTTGTGGAGTTTCTGAAAAACCTCCCGCCTCGTCTTCAGAGACTGTTAGTACCGGGGGCCATCAACCCCATGAACCCTTGCCAGTTAAAGCTGATAAAA GTCTTAACAATCCGTCTGTTGCGCTCATGAATTCTGCCGAGACTACAGACAAAAACACAGCACTAAACGCACCAATCTCAACTAGCGAGGCTTTTGCGCACAGTGGAATGGCTGTAAGTTTGACAGCTGTCAATCAAAGCAGTAACGAAGCCCTGACAATAGAAAACGATAAGAATGGTGTCGAACAACCTCTAAGGAGAGAGTCCGCTGAAAGTTCCTTCGCAGGCGCAAGACCGTTAGCTGCGCACGCACTTGATAAGCATGACACTGAAGCAATGTGTCCTGGTTCAGAACCGTCGGCACTAAAAGTAACTTCAGGAATCAAGCTTCACGATTTGTGTCGCGGCAAAGATGTTGCAAGTGCTCGGTTAGAGTAA
- the LOC136891095 gene encoding uncharacterized protein, translating into MRFSLPLLLCVFVAAQHLKADAESQSDPRLRLAKALFRRAREINETTQDSGRDDSKDNENELSEGERQRAQEQDTSEDIFVGSGNHEFESQGKSENSDSQGEETSGDDEETSRNEAEEEDNSTSGDGDEGDDDADDDESEKSDDDDEDEKEKGDNDDDDSSIERDTSETTEEASTEDTDSSASGFMESENASQRSDDTSGSGSGSAELADGIRQDSDQSGSAGSGLQQLVEEGSSQDESSGAEVATKKDHTSKKSDIVATPSGDDDDGNESGSADVIRKGIESLSRLLKPVASGYDFELYSGNSAKSENADEAQGESEKGENDDSQVTHIKQCKRVCEEPMTYDQCAVPRCNLKMGTIKDLCIYLCKHQTPVCRQQCE; encoded by the coding sequence ATGCGCTTCAGTCTCCCGCTTCTGTTGTGCGTGTTTGTCGCTGCACAGCATTTGAAGGCGGACGCGGAGAGCCAGTCGGATCCCAGGTTACGCCTCGCTAAAGCGCTTTTTCGAAGGGCTCGGGAAATCAACGAAACAACGCAGGACAGTGGCCGCGACGACTCGAAAGACAACGAAAACGAGCTCTCGGAAGGCGAAAGGCAACGAGCTCAGGAACAAGACACATCCGAAGATATATTCGTCGGTTCTGGAAACCATGAGTTCGAAAGCCAAGGaaaatcggaaaattccgattcACAAGGAGAGGAAACTTCGGGTGACGACGAAGAAACGTCGAGGAATGAAGCGGAAGAAGAGGACAACTCGACTTCCGGAGACGGTGACGAAGGTGATGACGACGCCGACGACGACGAATCGGAAAAAAGCGACGACGATGACGaagacgaaaaagaaaaaggcgataatgacgacgacgacagcagTATTGAGAGAGATACTAGTGAAACCACAGAGGAAGCATCTACAGAAGACACGGATTCCAGTGCGTCAGGATTTATGGAAAGCGAAAACGCGTCGCAGCGCTCCGATGATACTTCCGGTTCAGGGTCCGGAAGTGCAGAGCTAGCCGATGGCATCCGCCAAGACTCTGACCAGTCAGGATCAGCAGGAAGTGGCCTGCAGCAGCTTGTGGAGGAAGGTTCTTCTCAAGATGAGTCTAGCGGTGCTGAAGTAGCGACCAAAAAAGACCACACTTCCAAGAAGTCCGACATCGTGGCCACGCCGTCCGGTGATGACGACGATGGGAACGAGAGCGGAAGCGCCGACGTTATAAGGAAAGGAATCGAGAGCTTGAGCAGGTTACTGAAACCAGTTGCCAGCGGTTATGACTTTGAGCTGTACAGCGGTAATTCGGCCAAGAGTGAGAACGCAGACGAAGCACAGGGTGAAAGCGAAAAGGGGGAGAACGATGATTCACAGGTAACACACATTAAACAGTGCAAGAGGGTTTGCGAAGAACCAATGACCTACGACCAGTGCGCAGTGCCTCGATGTAATCTCAAAATGGGAACAATCAAGGACCTGTGTATTTACCTCTGTAAACATCAAACACCCGTCTGCAGACAACAGTGCGAGTAA